The following are from one region of the Capsicum annuum cultivar UCD-10X-F1 chromosome 1, UCD10Xv1.1, whole genome shotgun sequence genome:
- the LOC107879715 gene encoding 11-beta-hydroxysteroid dehydrogenase B, whose protein sequence is MMDLVNSVLNFVVPPASMVMLAFAWPALYFINTCEWLYNSYFGEDMEDKVVIVTGASSGIGEQIAYEYAKKKAHLVLVARRETRLWGISENARALGAKSVLITAADVVKEADCRRFITETVNLYGRVDHLVNTASLGHTFYLEEATDTNVFPILMDINFWGNVYPTYVALPYLRQSRGRVIVNASVESWLPLPRMSLYSAAKAGLVNFYETLRFEVDGDVGVTIATHGWIGTEMTGGKFMLEEGAEMQWKEEREVHASGSSVEDFAKLIVSGACRGDPYVKYPSWYDIFLLYRVFTPNVLQWTFRMLLSSQSARRTSLIGTGRPLLESSSTRIQPIPETSSPPRQALSESSSPRRQPLSGGSSPQHPSASPRRRMGPVPVQQQMD, encoded by the exons ATGATGGATTTGGTGAATTCAGTTCTGAATTTTGTGGTGCCACCAGCAAGTATGGTGATGTTAGCCTTTGCATGGCCTGCTTTGTATTTCATCAACACTTGTGAATGGCTATACAATTCTTACTTTGGAGAAGATATGGAGGACAAAGTCGTCATCGTCACTGGAGCTTCTTCTGGCATAGGAGAG CAAATTGCATATGAATATGCAAAGAAGAAAGCCCATCTAGTTCTGGTTGCACGAAGAGAAACCAGACTGTGGGGAATTAGCGAGAATGCGAGGGCACTAGGTGCAAAAAGTGTCCTCATAACAGCTGCAGATGTTGTTAAGGAAGCTGATTGTAGGAGATTCATCACCGAGACCGTAAACTTATACGGGCGTG TGGATCATCTTGTAAATACAGCAAGTTTGGGGCATACCTTCTACCTAGAAGAAGCCACAGATACAAATGTCTTCCCCATTTTGATG gATATCAATTTTTGGGGAAATGTATATCCTACCTATGTAGCTCTTCCTTACCTGCGGCAAAGCAGAGGCCGTGTCATAGTGAATGCTTCAGTAGAGAGTTGGTTGCCCTTGCCAAGGATGAGCTTATATTCA gCAGCAAAAGCAGGACTGGTAAATTTTTATGAGACCCTGAGATTTGAGGTGGATGGTGACGTAGGGGTCACAATAGCGACACACGGATGGATTGGGACTGAAATGACAGGTGGAAAATTCATGCTAGAGGAAGGTGCTGAGATGCAGTGGAAGGAAGAAAGAGAA GTTCATGCATCTGGAAGTTCGGTGGAAGACTTTGCAAAGTTGATTGTGTCGGGGGCATGCCGAGGAGATCCATATGTGAAATATCCAAGTTGGTACGACATTTTCCTTCTCTATAGAGTATTCACACCAAATGTTCTCCAATGGACATTCCGAATGTTACTTTCAAGCCAAAGTGCACGGAGAACTTCCCTCATTGGAACTGGAAGGCCTCTTCTCGAGTCATCCTCTACTAGGATACAGCCTATTCCTGAGACATCCTCTCCTCCGCGACAGGCCCTCTCTGAGTCGTCATCTCCTCGGCGACAGCCTCTTTCTGGTGGTTCCTCTCCTCAGCATCCATCAGCTTCTCCTCGGAGACGTATGGGGCCTGTTCCAGTTCAGCAGCAGATGGATTGA